In Aegilops tauschii subsp. strangulata cultivar AL8/78 chromosome 3, Aet v6.0, whole genome shotgun sequence, one genomic interval encodes:
- the LOC109741848 gene encoding fructokinase-1, translating into MAAKRELVVSFGEMLIDFVPTVAGVSLAEAPAFVKAPGGAPANVAIAVARLGGGAAFVGKLGDDEFGRMLANILRDNGVDAGGVVFDSGARTALAFVTLRADGEREFMFYRNPSADMLLTADELKVDVIKRAAVFHYGSISLIAEPCRTAHLHAMKVAKEAGALLSYDPNLREALWPSLDEARTKILSIWDQADIVKVSEVELEFLTGINSVEDDVAMKLWRPTFKLMLVTLGDQGCKYYTKDFRGTVPSYKVQQVDTTGAGDAFIGSLLRKIVQDPSALQDKTKLEGAIKFANACGAITATKKGAIPSLPKEDEVLRLMEKA; encoded by the exons ATGGCGGCGAAGCGCGAGCTGGTGGTCAGCTTCGGGGAGATGCTGATAGACTTCGTGCCGACGGTGGCCGGGGTGTCGCTGGCGGAGGCGCCGGCCTTCGTCAAGGCGCCCGGGGGCGCCCCCGCCAACGTCGCCATCGCCGTCGCGCGCCTCGGCGGCGGCGCCGCCTTCGTCGGCAAGCTCGGCGACGACGAGTTCGGCCGCATGCTCGCCAACATCCTCCGCGACAACGGCGTCGACGCCGGCGGCGTCGTCTTCGACTCGGGCGCGCGCACCGCGCTCGCCTTCGTCACGCTGCGCGCCGACGGGGAGCGCGAGTTCATGTTCTACCGCAACCCCAGCGCCGACATGCTCCTCACCGCCGACGAGCTCAAGGTCGACGTCATCAAGAGG GCTGCAGTCTTCCACTATGGATCAATAAGCTTGATTGCCGAGCCTTGCCGGACAGCGCATCTGCACGCCATGAAGGTTGCCAAAGAGGCCGGCGCGCTTCTCTCGTATGACCCGAACCTGAGGGAGGCGTTGTGGCCATCCCTTGACGAGGCTCGCACCAAGATCTTGAGCATCTGGGACCAGGCAGACATTGTCAAGGTCAGCGAGGTCGAGCTTGAGTTTTTGACTGGCATCAACTCGGTGGAGGACGATGTTGCCATGAAGCTGTGGCGCCCTACCTTCAAGCTCATGCTTGTCACTCTTGGAGATCAAGGATGCAAGTACTATACCAAG GATTTCCGTGGAACTGTCCCATCCTACAAGGTACAGCAAGTTGATACGACAGGTGCTGGTGATGCATTTATTGGTTCTCTGCTCCGAAAAATTGTCCAAGATCCATCGGCATTGCAA GACAAGACAAAGCTTGAGGGGGCGATCAAATTTGCCAATGCATGTGGAGCAATCACGGCCACGAAGAAAGGGGCAATCCCTTCGTTGCCCAAGGAAGACGAGGTGTTGCGGCTGATGGAGAAGGCGTAG